One region of Faecalibacter bovis genomic DNA includes:
- a CDS encoding acyl-[acyl-carrier-protein] thioesterase, whose protein sequence is MPISPNFKSKHYKEWDVYFPMCYPNTFLKLNEMANLFQITASEHANLGGVGFKDLQEYNHSWVLSRMRIEIDELPSWLNKIEVNTWVEELKGAKSIRNFTIEREGKKLVGVSTLWAIFNTETRRPDLLKIDTSHIERFKDLHATELSHQLIDLSPVSTEKHEYVVQFSDIDILYHVNNTRYLEWCLNYIDPEIVLSNQIKALNLNFIKEVSLGDKVMVEKAVLDKKILFKVLNEDKVCFACELELK, encoded by the coding sequence ATGCCAATTTCACCAAATTTCAAATCAAAGCATTATAAAGAGTGGGATGTTTATTTCCCTATGTGTTATCCTAATACTTTTTTAAAGCTGAATGAGATGGCTAATCTATTTCAAATTACGGCTTCAGAACATGCTAATTTAGGTGGTGTAGGATTTAAAGATTTACAAGAATATAATCATTCTTGGGTGCTAAGTCGTATGCGCATAGAAATTGATGAATTACCAAGTTGGTTAAATAAAATTGAGGTAAACACTTGGGTTGAAGAATTAAAAGGAGCAAAATCAATACGAAATTTTACAATCGAAAGAGAAGGTAAAAAATTGGTTGGAGTTTCTACTTTGTGGGCAATTTTTAATACAGAAACTCGTCGTCCTGATTTATTAAAAATAGATACTTCCCATATTGAACGTTTTAAAGATTTACACGCAACAGAATTGTCGCATCAATTAATAGATTTATCGCCAGTATCTACAGAAAAGCACGAATATGTTGTACAGTTTTCTGATATTGATATTCTTTATCATGTAAATAATACGAGATATTTAGAATGGTGTTTAAATTATATTGATCCGGAAATTGTTTTATCAAACCAAATTAAAGCTCTTAATTTAAACTTCATTAAAGAAGTTAGTTTGGGTGATAAAGTAATGGTAGAAAAAGCTGTTTTAGATAAAAAAATACTTTTTAAAGTTTTAAATGAAGATAAAGTTTGCTTTGCATGCGAACTGGAATTGAAATAA
- a CDS encoding tetratricopeptide repeat protein, with the protein MAKNNKKEEFATEQFVEKLDKTAFDVETFVEDNAKIIVGILVALVVAALGYFAYTKFIVEPKSEEALNNMVQAERLFDQDSVAQALKGSAGAYQGLQQVVDEFGNTEAGNLARFKAASSYYKLGDHATAVKLLEEFDTDDEVMMAQKYGMIGNALTQSNKVEEALPYFVKAAEAVEVEALQIMYYTKAGEIAMSVGKNEEALKYFQTIADKYPGANNGNAEKFAERLKYVVGN; encoded by the coding sequence ATGGCAAAAAATAATAAGAAAGAAGAATTTGCAACTGAGCAATTTGTAGAAAAATTAGATAAAACAGCTTTCGACGTAGAAACTTTTGTTGAAGATAACGCTAAAATTATCGTTGGTATTTTAGTAGCATTAGTTGTTGCGGCTTTAGGATATTTCGCTTATACAAAATTTATTGTAGAGCCTAAGAGTGAAGAAGCTTTAAATAATATGGTTCAGGCTGAACGTTTATTTGACCAAGATTCTGTAGCACAAGCTTTAAAAGGAAGTGCTGGAGCATACCAAGGATTACAACAAGTTGTTGACGAATTTGGTAATACAGAAGCAGGAAACTTGGCGCGCTTTAAAGCAGCAAGTTCTTACTATAAATTAGGTGATCATGCTACTGCTGTCAAATTATTAGAAGAATTTGATACAGATGATGAAGTAATGATGGCTCAAAAATACGGAATGATCGGAAATGCTTTAACTCAATCAAACAAAGTTGAAGAGGCTTTACCATATTTCGTAAAAGCAGCTGAAGCAGTTGAAGTAGAAGCTTTGCAAATTATGTACTACACAAAAGCAGGAGAAATTGCAATGAGTGTTGGGAAAAACGAAGAAGCTTTAAAATATTTCCAAACAATTGCGGATAAATATCCAGGTGCAAATAATGGAAATGCAGAGAAATTTGCAGAAAGATTAAAATATGTTGTAGGAAACTAA
- a CDS encoding SprT-like domain-containing protein encodes MNLEQLQPYLPKNALVFIENWIKPYPLTLKITRSRQTKLGDYRKLQPQQRHQITINGDLNPDAFFFVFTHEIAHMMVYAQYKHGQVAPHGREWKTIFGNLLVESIEIYPEQLRIYILKHARSPKASVGADSNIAKFLINDSEEHQDYLEDLEIGTHFKLGQKIFRKGEKRKLRYICCDIKTNKNYLINATALVEKM; translated from the coding sequence GTGAATTTAGAACAATTACAACCCTATCTTCCTAAAAATGCTTTAGTTTTTATTGAAAATTGGATCAAACCATATCCTTTAACATTAAAAATAACAAGAAGTAGACAAACAAAATTAGGAGATTATAGAAAATTACAACCTCAGCAAAGGCATCAAATTACTATAAATGGTGATTTGAACCCTGATGCATTCTTTTTTGTTTTCACTCACGAAATTGCTCACATGATGGTTTATGCCCAATATAAGCATGGCCAAGTTGCACCACACGGAAGAGAATGGAAAACCATATTTGGTAATCTTTTAGTTGAATCAATTGAAATTTACCCTGAACAATTACGTATTTATATTTTAAAACATGCACGTTCGCCTAAAGCTTCAGTCGGAGCCGATTCAAATATTGCTAAATTTTTAATTAATGATTCTGAAGAACATCAAGACTATTTAGAAGATTTAGAAATAGGTACACATTTTAAATTAGGTCAAAAAATTTTCAGGAAAGGTGAAAAAAGAAAATTAAGGTATATTTGTTGTGATATCAAGACTAACAAAAATTATTTAATAAACGCTACTGCCTTAGTAGAAAAAATGTAA
- the ribH gene encoding 6,7-dimethyl-8-ribityllumazine synthase → MATENKNLSQYNKAELPSVAGKKFAIITSEWNNHITFNMRDGAKETLIDLGANPNDVELYQVPGSFELIYGADKVAKAKPDLDGIIVIGCVIRGETAHFDYVCEGVTQGIKDLNIQHEMPIIFCVLTDENEQQSIDRSGGKHGNKGIEAGVAAVMMADFKSKLA, encoded by the coding sequence ATGGCAACAGAAAATAAAAATTTATCTCAATACAACAAAGCCGAATTACCAAGCGTAGCAGGAAAGAAATTCGCGATTATCACATCAGAATGGAACAATCATATCACTTTTAATATGCGTGATGGAGCAAAGGAAACTTTAATTGATTTAGGTGCAAATCCTAATGATGTTGAATTATACCAAGTTCCAGGAAGTTTCGAATTGATTTACGGTGCTGATAAAGTGGCAAAAGCAAAACCTGATTTAGATGGTATTATTGTTATTGGTTGTGTAATTAGAGGAGAAACAGCTCATTTTGATTATGTTTGCGAAGGCGTTACACAAGGAATTAAAGATTTAAACATTCAACATGAAATGCCGATTATTTTCTGTGTATTAACTGATGAAAATGAGCAACAATCAATCGATCGTTCTGGTGGTAAACACGGAAACAAAGGAATTGAAGCTGGAGTTGCTGCTGTAATGATGGCTGATTTCAAATCAAAACTAGCATAA
- a CDS encoding porin family protein produces MKKILFTALVVVSSFVSAQGIDFGAKAGVVFNANDGFWEGMDGVSKAEGSTGFQVGAVLRARFAGFYVQPELLYTQTSNEYNKGKVKKKSMDIPVGVGKRFLGIAHAQIGPTFSYYFEDKLDVGNFVNASQDQFGLGFHIGGGVQIKNLMFDLRYQKGFGKLTSEFVQGSTKYQTENTPQNINLSVTYLF; encoded by the coding sequence ATGAAAAAAATATTATTTACAGCTTTAGTTGTAGTTTCATCATTCGTTTCAGCACAAGGGATAGACTTTGGAGCAAAAGCAGGTGTTGTTTTCAATGCAAATGATGGATTTTGGGAAGGTATGGATGGCGTATCTAAGGCAGAAGGATCAACAGGTTTTCAAGTTGGTGCTGTATTAAGAGCTCGTTTTGCAGGTTTTTACGTTCAACCAGAATTGCTTTATACGCAAACATCTAATGAGTACAACAAAGGAAAAGTTAAAAAGAAAAGTATGGATATTCCAGTTGGAGTTGGTAAAAGATTTTTAGGTATCGCGCATGCTCAAATTGGACCAACTTTTTCGTACTATTTCGAAGATAAATTAGATGTAGGTAATTTCGTTAACGCAAGTCAAGATCAATTTGGATTAGGTTTTCACATTGGTGGAGGAGTACAAATTAAAAATTTGATGTTTGATTTAAGATACCAAAAAGGTTTTGGAAAATTAACTTCTGAGTTTGTACAAGGTTCAACTAAATATCAAACAGAAAATACACCACAAAATATTAATTTATCTGTAACATATTTATTCTAA
- a CDS encoding copper resistance protein NlpE produces MKKISISFLLTGAFIFIACGNDKESVQSTTINDSIIVDTIADHHNAKNSLDYEGTYEGILPCINSDCKEIELSLKLMPDNMFVYSTKRVGIDNEELMTTGTYHFEEDGNTIVLEQIANVPNSFFVSEGKIYQLDKNQKKIEGTDAEKYILLKK; encoded by the coding sequence ATGAAAAAAATATCTATTTCCTTTTTACTTACCGGAGCATTTATTTTTATTGCTTGTGGAAACGATAAAGAATCTGTACAATCTACAACAATAAACGATTCTATTATTGTTGATACAATTGCGGATCATCATAACGCTAAAAATTCTTTGGACTACGAAGGAACATATGAAGGAATTTTACCATGTATAAATTCTGATTGTAAAGAAATAGAATTGTCTTTGAAATTAATGCCAGATAATATGTTTGTTTATAGCACAAAACGTGTAGGAATTGATAATGAAGAATTGATGACTACAGGAACATATCATTTCGAAGAAGATGGAAATACAATTGTCTTGGAACAAATAGCTAATGTTCCTAATTCATTTTTTGTATCTGAAGGAAAAATTTATCAATTAGATAAAAATCAAAAGAAAATTGAAGGCACTGATGCCGAAAAATATATTTTATTAAAGAAATAA
- a CDS encoding MlaE family ABC transporter permease gives MKIFEQIGAYFLLLSKVFSKPQKIKVFWKLTVREIWDLGMNSIGIMTFISTFMGAVVALQMAQNFQGADIPVPDSYIGYATKVVLVLEFAPTIMSLILVGKVGSYIASSIGTMRVTEQIDALDVMGINSPNLLILPKVIACVFFNPILVMISIGFGLLGGHLIGISTKMWSEADFITGLQMQMATKLYVYTFIKTMVFGFVIATIPAYYGYNVKGGSLEVGRSSTTAVVWTSVTIIVINLILTQTILS, from the coding sequence ATGAAAATATTTGAACAAATAGGAGCTTACTTCCTACTTTTATCTAAAGTGTTTAGTAAGCCCCAAAAAATAAAAGTTTTTTGGAAATTAACTGTTCGTGAAATTTGGGATTTAGGGATGAACTCTATCGGGATCATGACCTTTATTTCTACCTTCATGGGAGCAGTAGTTGCTTTACAGATGGCTCAAAATTTCCAAGGAGCTGATATTCCTGTGCCAGACTCATACATTGGTTATGCAACAAAAGTTGTATTGGTACTAGAATTTGCACCTACAATTATGTCTTTAATTTTAGTAGGAAAAGTAGGATCATACATTGCTTCAAGTATTGGAACAATGCGTGTGACAGAACAAATTGATGCCCTGGATGTAATGGGAATTAATTCGCCTAACTTACTTATTTTACCAAAAGTTATTGCCTGTGTATTTTTTAATCCAATTCTGGTAATGATTAGTATTGGATTTGGTTTATTAGGAGGTCATTTGATTGGGATAAGTACTAAAATGTGGTCTGAGGCTGATTTTATAACAGGTCTTCAAATGCAAATGGCAACCAAACTTTATGTTTATACATTTATAAAAACAATGGTTTTTGGTTTTGTTATTGCTACAATTCCTGCCTATTATGGTTATAATGTAAAAGGTGGTTCGCTAGAAGTTGGTCGTTCATCAACAACTGCAGTTGTTTGGACTTCTGTAACAATTATCGTGATCAACTTAATATTAACACAAACAATTTTAAGCTAA
- a CDS encoding nucleoside-diphosphate kinase, whose protein sequence is MANITFTMIKPDAVAKGHIGDILKDITDAGFKIKAAKMTQLAKQDAEAFYAIHAERPFFKDLVEFMTSGPIVAAVLEKDNAVADFRTLIGATNPAEAAEGTIRAKYAESIDANAVHGSDSDENAAIEAAFHFAAKEIF, encoded by the coding sequence ATGGCAAACATTACATTCACAATGATCAAGCCTGATGCTGTTGCAAAAGGACACATCGGAGATATCTTAAAAGATATTACAGACGCAGGTTTCAAAATTAAAGCTGCTAAAATGACTCAATTAGCGAAACAAGATGCTGAAGCATTTTACGCTATCCACGCTGAGCGTCCTTTCTTCAAGGATTTAGTTGAGTTCATGACTTCTGGACCAATCGTTGCTGCAGTTTTAGAAAAAGATAACGCTGTTGCTGATTTCCGTACTTTAATCGGTGCTACTAACCCAGCTGAGGCTGCTGAAGGTACTATCCGTGCTAAATACGCTGAATCTATCGATGCTAACGCTGTTCACGGTTCTGATTCTGACGAAAACGCTGCAATCGAAGCTGCATTCCACTTCGCTGCAAAAGAAATTTTCTAA
- a CDS encoding ABC transporter ATP-binding protein: protein MIEVKEIRKSFDAIEVLKGFSLTFEKGNVNLIIGQSGSGKTVFLKNLIGLLTPTSGQILYEGENMVEYDYKEKQRLRSEIGVVFQGSALYDTMNILENVKFPLEMFSDMSVSEIDKRAREVLDRVEIARTALKKFPSEISGGMQKRVAIARAIVNNPKYLFADEPNSGLDPKTALVIDQLIYDITKELNTTTIINTHDMNSVMEIGDHIVFLKNGYLEWEGNKDEILVADNPAVIDFVYSSNLFKKLREALLKEK from the coding sequence ATGATCGAGGTAAAAGAAATACGTAAGTCATTTGATGCGATTGAAGTTTTAAAAGGATTTTCTTTAACATTCGAAAAAGGAAATGTAAACTTAATAATCGGGCAATCAGGTTCTGGTAAGACCGTTTTCTTAAAAAACTTAATCGGATTATTAACACCAACATCGGGACAAATCCTTTATGAAGGTGAAAATATGGTTGAGTATGATTATAAAGAAAAACAACGTTTACGTAGCGAAATTGGAGTTGTTTTCCAAGGTAGTGCTTTGTATGATACAATGAATATTTTGGAGAATGTGAAATTTCCTTTGGAAATGTTTTCCGATATGTCAGTTTCAGAAATTGACAAACGTGCACGTGAAGTTTTGGATCGTGTTGAAATTGCTCGAACTGCACTTAAAAAGTTTCCGTCTGAAATTTCTGGTGGTATGCAAAAACGTGTAGCAATTGCTCGTGCTATTGTTAATAATCCAAAATATTTATTTGCTGATGAACCCAATTCAGGTTTAGATCCTAAAACAGCTTTGGTTATCGATCAGTTAATCTACGATATTACGAAAGAATTAAACACAACAACTATTATTAATACACACGATATGAACTCGGTTATGGAAATCGGAGATCATATTGTTTTCCTAAAGAATGGATATTTAGAATGGGAAGGAAATAAAGACGAGATTTTAGTTGCAGATAATCCTGCTGTAATTGATTTTGTCTACTCATCTAACTTATTCAAAAAATTAAGAGAAGCATTACTTAAAGAGAAATAA